The following coding sequences are from one Candidatus Hydrogenedentota bacterium window:
- a CDS encoding hybrid sensor histidine kinase/response regulator: MEQSVAQSLAGLLLARGDEILAPLLAEKDPGTREKLRIMSESLIQEQVALLGCGPATGDEAVIALGRMTRNLQTAVLFNERISFLRESQFEVLRRLDHGAGDDLAFYRINNDVFSRAFYLLHQRVARFEEQEMASRDRRERLLVEAIGGPYALLDAAGVVVLANPRMTQLIGAGDLAGRDFTGFCDEATGEALRRVFRRRRELLRAERFEGRIKTAGEEPVWVFSAQPTFDARGLREGTSLLLEKTESGRMEEADVLAYLKHRFVDIVPIPVQLFEAGGRVLHANGRCGAVEIPGLRGDVPYCCHFHRVLGRGGRCACQQVFALGQTSSEEVMVGTAGAVRWFRVVIMPLYAPGGQVRWAGCGLMETTSRRLVERQLESQLLAQQRSSVASQVVLAVAHQIRTPLSVITGFAEMLSRSVAGGQAEEMVAGILRNGLRCREIVDDLMGFGQTLPMDRFPADLCALLHGSVLPMLTATQAARVEWRLPEDAPWVECAPEQLARVVLSLLDNALLFGGGRVVCTVRQDGGRVFLEVCDDGPGIPPELAGQVFEPFFTTRRSQGGVGLGLSLARSVALELGGDLVADCGGDGPLPGARLVLSLPAHAHAGAPAAPSERLPDGGPGKTAPPKRRRVLVVDDEEDLQKMLGAALTLHGYDVTGAGTGEAALERIKAGEAFDALVLDIQLPGSIGGQRLLELVEESYPDLARRAVVITADALNYGTHRFLQGLKCPYHEKPFPISDLLQSLDLVLDRPEGADER, translated from the coding sequence CAGGTCGCGCTGCTGGGGTGCGGTCCGGCGACGGGCGACGAGGCCGTGATTGCCCTGGGGCGCATGACCCGCAACCTGCAGACGGCGGTTCTCTTCAACGAGCGCATCTCTTTCCTGCGCGAGTCGCAGTTCGAAGTGCTGCGCCGGCTGGACCACGGCGCGGGGGATGACCTGGCGTTCTACCGGATCAACAACGACGTTTTCAGCCGGGCCTTCTACCTCCTCCACCAGCGGGTGGCCCGTTTTGAGGAGCAGGAGATGGCCTCCAGGGACCGCCGGGAGCGGCTGCTGGTGGAGGCCATCGGCGGCCCCTACGCCCTGCTGGACGCCGCGGGCGTTGTGGTGCTGGCCAACCCGCGCATGACGCAGTTGATCGGCGCGGGCGACCTTGCCGGCCGGGACTTCACCGGGTTCTGCGACGAGGCCACCGGCGAGGCGCTGCGGCGGGTCTTCCGCCGCCGCAGGGAGCTTCTGCGCGCCGAGCGCTTCGAGGGGCGGATCAAGACCGCGGGGGAGGAGCCGGTGTGGGTGTTCTCCGCCCAGCCCACCTTTGACGCCCGCGGCCTGCGCGAGGGCACATCGCTTCTGCTGGAGAAGACAGAATCCGGCCGGATGGAGGAGGCCGACGTGCTCGCCTACCTCAAGCACCGGTTTGTGGACATCGTCCCCATCCCGGTGCAGCTTTTCGAGGCCGGGGGGCGGGTGCTGCACGCCAACGGCAGGTGCGGCGCCGTCGAGATTCCCGGTCTCCGGGGCGATGTCCCCTACTGCTGCCATTTTCACCGCGTGCTCGGAAGGGGCGGCAGGTGCGCCTGCCAGCAGGTCTTCGCTTTGGGCCAGACGTCGTCGGAGGAGGTGATGGTGGGGACCGCCGGGGCGGTGCGGTGGTTCCGCGTGGTCATCATGCCGCTCTACGCGCCCGGGGGCCAGGTGCGGTGGGCGGGCTGCGGACTCATGGAGACGACGTCCAGACGGCTTGTGGAGCGGCAGCTGGAGAGCCAGCTGCTTGCGCAGCAGCGCAGTTCGGTCGCGTCGCAGGTGGTCCTGGCGGTGGCGCACCAGATACGCACCCCGCTTTCGGTCATCACGGGATTCGCGGAAATGCTGTCCCGCAGCGTGGCGGGCGGGCAGGCCGAGGAGATGGTGGCCGGCATTCTGCGCAACGGGCTGCGGTGCCGGGAGATTGTGGACGACCTGATGGGCTTCGGCCAGACCCTGCCGATGGACCGGTTTCCCGCCGACCTGTGCGCGCTACTGCACGGGTCCGTGCTGCCGATGCTCACGGCAACCCAGGCCGCCCGGGTGGAATGGCGGCTGCCGGAGGACGCCCCGTGGGTGGAGTGCGCCCCGGAGCAGCTCGCCCGGGTTGTGCTGAGTCTTCTCGACAACGCCCTGCTGTTCGGGGGCGGCCGGGTCGTGTGCACTGTCCGGCAGGACGGCGGCAGGGTGTTTCTGGAGGTGTGCGATGACGGGCCCGGCATCCCCCCGGAACTGGCCGGGCAGGTGTTCGAGCCCTTCTTCACCACGCGGCGCTCCCAGGGCGGCGTGGGCCTGGGGCTAAGCCTGGCCAGGTCGGTGGCGCTGGAGCTGGGCGGAGACCTCGTCGCGGACTGCGGCGGGGATGGCCCCCTGCCTGGGGCGCGGCTGGTGCTGTCGCTGCCCGCACACGCGCATGCCGGCGCCCCCGCGGCGCCCTCCGAAAGGCTGCCCGACGGCGGACCCGGGAAGACAGCCCCCCCGAAGCGGCGCAGGGTGCTGGTGGTGGATGACGAGGAGGATCTGCAAAAAATGCTGGGTGCGGCGCTCACCCTGCACGGCTACGATGTGACCGGGGCGGGCACGGGGGAGGCCGCGCTGGAGCGCATAAAAGCGGGCGAGGCCTTCGACGCCCTCGTGCTGGACATACAGCTGCCGGGATCCATCGGCGGGCAGCGGCTGCTGGAGCTGGTGGAGGAGTCGTACCCAGATCTGGCCCGGCGCGCCGTCGTCATCACGGCGGACGCCCTGAACTACGGGACCCACCGGTTCCTCCAGGGGCTCAAATGCCCCTACCATGAGAAGCCCTTCCCGATCTCCGACCTCCTCCAGAGTCTTGATCTGGTGCTGGACAGGCCGGAGGGGGCGGATGAAAGATGA